The genome window GCCGTTCAGGTTCAGGGTGGCGATGACGTCGTAGTCCCTGCCGCGCGTCAGGATCTGCTGCAGGAAGGCGTCGGCGATGGAGTCCTTGATGATGATGCGCCCGTCGCCCTCGGCCGTCTTCTGCGCCTGGTTGGCGGCATCCTCACCCTGCGCGTCCTTGATGCGGTCGTACTCGGCCCAGGTAAAGACGCGGTCGCCGAACTCGCGCTCGGCCAGCTCGTAGCCCCACGTCTTGAAGGCGCCCTCGGTGAACTTCATGATGTTCCCCTTGTGCACCAGCGTCACCGAGCGCCGCCCGTTCGCGATGGCGTACTCGATGGCCGCACGCACCAGGCGCTCCGTCCCCTCGCGCGAGACCGGCTTGATGCCGAAGCCGCTGGACTCGGGGAAGCGGACCTTCTTGAAGCGGTCGCCAAAGTTCTCGGCCAGCAGCTGGCTGAAGCGGGCCGCGTCGGCGGTGCCTTCCTCGAACTCGATGCCGGCGTAGATGTCCTCGGTGTTCTCGCGATAGATCACCATGTCCACGTCGCCCGGGCGCTTGACGGGCGAGGGGACCCCCTCGAACCAGCGCACCGGCCGCACGCAGGCGTACAGGTCCAGCACCTGGCGCAGCGCCACGTTCAGCGAGCGGATGCCGCCGCCCACGGGGGTGGTCAGCGGCCCCTTGATCCCCACCAGGTATCCGCGGAAAGCGTCCAGCGTGGCGTCGGGGAGCCAGCTCCCGGTCTGGTTGAACGACTTCTCGCCGGCGAGCACCTCCATCCAGTGAATGCGCCGCTTGCCGCCGTACGCCTGCTCCACGGCGGCGTCGAAGACCGGCTGCGAGGCCGCCCAGATGTCGGGCCCGGTGCCGTCGCCCTCAATGAAGGGGAGGATGGGCTGGTCGGGAACCTGAAGCGCGCCGTCGCGGATCTCGATGCGCTCGCCGCCCGCGGGGGGAGTGGGCTGCCAGTCGGACATGGTTTCGGCTCGGGGTAAGGTTTGGGGTGGACGGAAGTGCTAAGTGCTAAGTGCTGAGTGCTTAGTGCCTAGTGCCCAGTAAACAAGCGCTTGGTCCGCACGCGGGAGCCACTGAGCACTTGGCACTGAGCACTTGGCACTGCTGTTAAAAAAGGCGCGGCGGGCACTCCGCCGCGCCCCCGAAGGCGGTGGTCCGCCGATGTCGCTACCGCTCCGCGATGGGCTTGACCTTGAGGTCGCGCGGGCCCACGTACTCCGCCTCGGGGCGGATCAGGCGGTTGTTGGCGTACTGCTCGAAGAGGTGCGCCGTCCACCCCGGCGTCCGCGCCATGGCGAACACGGCGGTGAACAGGTCCATCCCGATGCCGAGCGTCGTGTAGACCGAGGCCGAGAAGAAGTCGACGTTGGGGTAGATCTTCTTTCCCTTGGCCTCCATCTCCTCGCCCATCACGCTGCGGATCTGGTCCGACAGGTCGAGCCACTTGGTCTCGCCCGCTTCGGCCATGATCTTGTCGGCCAGCTCGCGCAGCACGGTGGCGCGCGGGTCGGTGGCCTTGTACACGCGGTGGCCGAAGCCCATCACCCGCCGGCCGCCGGCGAGCGCGTCCCGCACCCACTCCTTGGGCGTGGTGCCGCTCTCGTCGATCTCGCGGAGCATGTTCATCACCTCCACGTTCGCCCCGCCGTGCGACGGACCCTTTAGGGTGCCGATCGCCGAGGTGATCGCGGAGTAGACGTCCGACAGCGTCCCCGCCGTGACGCGCGCGGCGAAGGTGGAGGCATTCATCCCGTGC of Longimicrobium sp. contains these proteins:
- the icd gene encoding NADP-dependent isocitrate dehydrogenase, giving the protein MSDWQPTPPAGGERIEIRDGALQVPDQPILPFIEGDGTGPDIWAASQPVFDAAVEQAYGGKRRIHWMEVLAGEKSFNQTGSWLPDATLDAFRGYLVGIKGPLTTPVGGGIRSLNVALRQVLDLYACVRPVRWFEGVPSPVKRPGDVDMVIYRENTEDIYAGIEFEEGTADAARFSQLLAENFGDRFKKVRFPESSGFGIKPVSREGTERLVRAAIEYAIANGRRSVTLVHKGNIMKFTEGAFKTWGYELAEREFGDRVFTWAEYDRIKDAQGEDAANQAQKTAEGDGRIIIKDSIADAFLQQILTRGRDYDVIATLNLNGDYVSDALAAQVGGIGIAPGANINYVTGHAIFEATHGTAPKYAGKDQVNPGSVILSGEMMLRYLGWGEAADLIIKGLEGAISAKTVTYDFERLMEGATKVSCSEFGRRIIAHM
- a CDS encoding citrate/2-methylcitrate synthase: MAAKGLEGVVVGQSRLSWIDGANGELIYGGYDIDDLARNTTFEEVCYLLWNGSLPTQQQLDELNGQIAAQRRVRPEIMDMIRAFPKDADPMAVLRTVTSALGMYDPDSDDNSEPELRRKAILLTAQLPTVTAAYDRIRRGLEPVEPKDELGTAANFLYMLNGEEANETRIRTMDVALVLHAEHGMNASTFAARVTAGTLSDVYSAITSAIGTLKGPSHGGANVEVMNMLREIDESGTTPKEWVRDALAGGRRVMGFGHRVYKATDPRATVLRELADKIMAEAGETKWLDLSDQIRSVMGEEMEAKGKKIYPNVDFFSASVYTTLGIGMDLFTAVFAMARTPGWTAHLFEQYANNRLIRPEAEYVGPRDLKVKPIAER